Proteins co-encoded in one Candida albicans SC5314 chromosome 3, complete sequence genomic window:
- a CDS encoding uncharacterized protein (Protein of unknown function; Spider biofilm induced) has product MEYLPICQKLAHQNASLNTEVKLKNSPEKLKLVLETVTFHLLSIMDGSTKSSAFFEKLRKHFDNEPTNLETDVEYFCMVTGTVPSQIHIPLGCFLLLSSQMKSNYSTEHLVKWIESIQAKSVIESYSYVHNLEEVPKFVLFDVMLRNPQFKEEFLLQKDIWLHNLKPFALQRGGQTFILKSIIDNLIYYGIMFESDTLAEILKTTLDFFQSSRTGVNVHLDDDFINELIWNTALYSFRYSDIKPSSIANIQELLVTYLSSVEKLSFKAYMGITLVVSKVSRERGEKLFHIAESKFINQKTTSKEMVAYYMTQLYLAKSPEDLVHIFNIAIKKYKLSSKLWLVFIRKLSLFGLLDEKRATKILKKMVSTNVNINSDIITELSKSVVDFTVLEAMIQMVGTEKARFFLTRYIQLMNLYDGRLSQIELPWDRKFDKSSAYKGFSSIADYTRYLCTLLPTTSIHQISLLLENEAKRNPQNTFQIYKKELLDKALSPNKKCLGVLLAVAYDYGDFEAWDRYRAPQVAIREFQRHVKTTKTGIEPNEWLWNKYIKLLSKYDYISELSKIMKWWDDLKFEPSKGLLLLLLSALPREFSERHIKHHEKLQSKRDWPWPSIEEFNAFTVNRDTMK; this is encoded by the coding sequence ATGGAATATCTCCCGATTTGTCAGAAACTAGCTCATCAGAATGCTAGTTTAAACACAGAGGTCAAGTTAAAGAATTCAccagaaaaattgaaactcGTGTTAGAAACAGTCACATTTCATTTACTTTCTATTATGGATGgatcaacaaaatcatctGCCTTCTTTGAAAAACTTCGAAAACATTTCGACAATGAGCCCACAAATTTGGAAACGGATGTGGAATATTTCTGTATGGTGACAGGAACAGTTCCGAGCCAGATTCACATCCCCTTGGGTTGTTTTCTTCTATTGTCGTCACAAATGAAAAGCAATTACAGTACTGAGCATCTCGTAAAATGGATAGAATCAATTCAGGCAAAATCAGTTATCGAGAGTTATTCATATGTACATAATTTGGAGGAAGTGCCCaaatttgtattatttgatgTAATGTTAAGAAATCCGCAGTTCAAGGAAGAGTTTTTGCTTCAAAAGGATATATGGCTACATAACTTGAAACCGTTTGCACTACAGCGGGGAGGCCAAACCTTTATTTTAAAGTCGATTATTGACAATTTGATTTACTATGGTATTATGTTTGAGCTGGATACTTTGGCAGAAATACTAAAAACTACCTTGGACTTTTTCCAATCATCTAGAACTGGTGTTAATGTGCATTtggatgatgattttataAATGAGTTGATCTGGAACACAGCTTTATACTCATTTAGATATAGCGATATTAAGCCACTGTCGATTGCCAATATTCAAGAACTTTTAGTGACATATCTTAGTCTGGtggaaaaattatcattcaaAGCATACATGGGTATCACTTTAGTGGTGTCAAAAGTATCTCGAGAAAGGGGCGAAAAGCTTTTTCACATTGCTGAAAGCAAATTCATTAACCAGAAAACTACCCTGAAAGAGATGGTGGCCTACTATATGACCCAATTATACCTTGCAAAGTCCCCGGAAGATTTGGTTCACATATTCAATATCGCTATCAAGAAATACAAGTTGTCCTCTAAGCTATGGCTAGTTTTTATTAGAAAGTTGAGTTTATTTGGTTTGCTTGATGAAAAAAGAGCCACTAAGATTCTCAAGAAAATGGTTCTGACAAATGTGAATATCAATAGTGACATCATTACTGAACTTTCAAAGTCGGTAGTTGATTTTACCGTTTTGGAAGCGATGATTCAAATGGTAGGCACAGAAAAGgcaagattttttttgacaaggtacattcaattgatgaacTTGTACGATGGTAGACTTTCCCAAATAGAGTTGCCATGGGACAggaaatttgataaatcgAGTGCTTATAAAGGATTTTCAAGTATAGCAGATTACACTCGTTATCTATGCACATTACTACCTACAACATCCATTCATCAAATCAGTCTACTTTTGGAAAACGAGGCAAAGAGAAACCCACAAAATACATtccaaatttataaaaaagaGCTTTTGGATAAGGCATTATCTCCGAATAAAAAATGTTTGGGGGTTTTGTTAGCAGTGGCATATGATTATGGTGATTTTGAAGCGTGGGATAGATATAGAGCACCACAGGTGGCAATTCGTGAATTTCAGCGGCATGTCAAGACTACAAAAACCGGAATAGAGCCAAACGAATGGTTATGGAACAAGTACATCAAATTGCTCCTGAAGTATGATTACATTTcagaattatcaaaaataatgaaatggTGGGACGATTTGAAATTCGAGCCGAGTAAGGGACTACTCCTACTATTATTGTCGGCGTTGCCACGTGAATTTTCTGAAAGACACATAAAGCATCACGAAAAGTTGCAACTGAAAAGAGATTGGCCATGGCCAAGTATAGAAGAGTTTAATGCATTTACTGTAAATAGAGACACcatgaaataa
- a CDS encoding uncharacterized protein (Putative nucleosome assembly protein; homozygous transposon insertion causes decreased colony wrinkling under filamentous growth-inducing conditions, but does not block true hyphal formation in liquid media): MSSFIPLNFLEDTVSKKDLEEEHTRELQVEQAYKLFQSALKLQKQKQYESAYKVYEELFKLDIVSNHYFEELDFIRGLQDGSQNTDTDELTLLSPNVKSLRYLIFRNRGFLYLDMLKSNTENKSAEKVKEMFYPLLDDFCIALLYNEPDEKLLETLHEIFSYIGSERLSRFVLEYSLTSRKESDDLSGLLPIDQTVLSQYKTMLEHLSSGKFPKLDLKHLSFLEPIRLDIFAQQEKLASKKVAVIKSTSTKWVDLLDAINIHLKENQDESKIEDANRPRIRIFEPYVLTEEPLDIVRIEFTKRGVAVPATETEVTKAQPEQIVQERKPEEDNRVQRSSKRLSKVEDEIPAVTLESSHFLNMDYFRNQMNETIPNFEIFDVCSTYVEDGSGAQYIKDFKNIVSDWNDSYARAILSYDTAKSEDDNLKLLDLLSGYGKSEELKEKNIPPLGEIDIEFPELNYVEFKTYIIKHLLSKILTTKWSDKLYEKFTEWIVQFEGYIINDIDVESAIGVLEVLVDISTSLESQIKDSINNKLNKAVVNSMCQDLLRIKDKIIRWINYIETFPINDLQVASRFKWCQIIKEKAETKSWTENHPVKHKLQKLLGDAHFKINYPNYKNFIDFSKDSINSQLTIISVLAIFWRILSTSSTEDNKEAIRLLEDILLDSNTEPSDAILSIRNFLKQGSIDMKLSLWNILLSFYQSSNSGDKLTVGFEECVLFLNDYLVNEYVLLDEESRLVTLSRILGFYGSSISFVVTSLASTNWILMHPIKVQTLRLFFELSLLFEINEEASYISSLATSIKSKSTKSYHHLTNTLIKTIILILASIQKSNPQILHSVIRLFHTQLGLIGICGHAGGSFLEIAQEYLKSLPNSDQDICQIIKCKYHYSISIDGVVPADHGTARLDELNKNDCKELASFVLPLCFSKGGSTLNNVPKHDIKLLIDEIYDVIGDPDFDSNEALGRNKATLNYFLDNTRLTKRLFQEAFHGLVRLELGEAEEDKQFNGLYYIEGLLLFSSYKLRKKNMQSRAVELESAISLFENDIICGSNRFESWFLLGQSYGYLVEDDLIWTADKLTASDRKITTANLQRKSLICYLMAINKSLDESIKDVIKPVVGNLMSLFAKEMFSAVCEPMSMHAFKVQSHPRFINRVNGALFEPVSQFPAVDKTVCLKIIQQSLQLSIKSSCREWSDYYYLAKVQRKLDKPAGLVMETMASACRSAFKNKHADNIIEPHYNLVSFALKYVKSNRLDSKDALKYLIEDPLIKLEVGEETDFIKLIIKALNKIDSSDKKNWQHKAKYRLARLMQEEYHDVKGAIDQMSSFISLKTPNKALVSIWKPEPERPGKHFLYTFQYIHFYIELLKEIDDLDSLVAMLPKLRRSNSVMINLSIAWEILCSSVCKIIRESYGIGDNFEFTENLINTLPYQTFAANVKLLPDMMRRQSVPENLKSVLCFLFTVNDIKKLNNGYGPTSFIDDTLVTLYFMIYLNYFEKSSTEVTTDSPGLKKKIAKRDIFPLTNDILKAFKKDIEDVTKQKSYNELITAQKLKQGLNEDKSLENVPASANVNEIIVIDDDDDDNLSQEPATKKSKTESNS, translated from the exons ATG TCTTCGTTTATCCCTTTAAATTTCTTGGAGGATACGGTTTCGAAAAAGGATTTGGAGGAAGAACATACACGAGAGTTACAAGTCGAACAAGCATacaaattatttcaatCTGCATTAAAACTACAAAAGCAAAAACAATATGAATCAGCTTACAAGGTATATGAagaattgtttaaattagatattgtttcaaatcactactttgaagaattggacTTTATACGCGGATTGCAAGATGGATCTCAAAACACTGATACTGATGAATTAACATTATTATCCCCCAATGTGAAGTCTTTGCGATACTTAATATTTAGAAATAGAGGGTTTTTATACTTGGACATGCTTAAGAGTAACACAGAGAACAAGTCTGCAGAAAAAGTAAAAGAGATGTTTTACCCCTTGTTGGACGATTTTTGTATTGCCCTTTTGTACAATGAACCTGACGAAAAGTTGTTGGAAACCTTACATGAGATATTCAGTTATATTGGGTCAGAAAGGCTATCACGATTTGTCTTGGAATATTCCTTAACTTCTCGGAAAGAAAGTGACGATTTGTCGGGATTACTTCCTATTGACCAAACCGTACTCTCACAGTATAAGACAATGCTAGAACACTTGCTGTCAGGAAAATTTCCCAAACTTGATTTAAAACATCTACTGTTTTTAGAACCAATAAGACTAGACATCTTTGCTCAGCAAGAAAAACTAGCAAGCAAAAAAGTGGCCGTTATTAAAAGCACATCCACTAAATGGGTAGATCTACTCGATGCCATCAACATACATTTGAAAGAGAATCAAGATGAGAGCAAAATTGAAGATGCAAATCGACCTAGAATAAGAATATTTGAACCGTATGTGTTGACAGAAGAGCCACTAGATATTGTCAGAATAGAGTTCACAAAGAGGGGGGTGGCTGTACCTGCCACCGAAACTGAGGTGACTAAAGCACAGCCAGAACAGATTGTTCAGGAAAGGAAACCAGAAGAAGATAACAGAGTACAGAGATCATCTAAAAGATTATCAAAAGTCGAGGACGAGATACCGGCTGTTACATTAGAAAGTTCACATTTCCTAAATATGGATTATTTTAGAAACCAAATGAATGAAACTATCCCCAATTTCGAGATATTTGATGTTTGTCTGACATATGTGGAGGATGGTTCAGGCGCACAATATATAAAGGATTTCAAGAATATAGTTTCTGATTGGAATGACTCTTATGCCAGGGCGATTTTGAGTTATGATACTGCAAAATCAGAAGATGACAATTTAAAGCTATTAGATCTTCTAAGTGGATATGGAAAAAGTGAGGAATTAAAGGAGAAAAATATCCCTCCACTTGGAGAAATAGACATAGAATTTCCAGAGCTAAACTATGTTGAATTTAAAACCTATATCATCAAACACTTGTTATCTAAAATTCTTACAACAAAATGGAGTGATAAATTGTATGAAAAATTCACCGAGTGGATAGTACAATTTGAGGGATATATCATTAACGACATAGATGTGGAACTGGCAATTGGTGTCTTGGAAGTGTTGGTAGATATATCAACAAGTTTAGAGTCGCAGATAAAAGACTCaataaataacaaattaaacaagGCGGTTGTCAACTCAATGTGTCAAGATTTGTTAAGAATCAAGGATAAGATTATACGCTGGATAAACTACATTGAGACGTTTCCCATCAATGATTTGCAGGTAGCTTCAAGATTCAAATGGTGTCAGATTATTAAGGAAAAAGCAGAAACCAAGTCGTGGACTGAAAACCATCCCGTAAAACATAAATTGCAAAAGCTTTTAGGGGATGCAcattttaaaatcaattatccAAACTATAagaattttattgattttagCAAAGACAGTATTAACAGTCAGTTGACAATCATTTCGGTGCTTGCCATTTTTTGGAGAATTTTGAGTACATCGTCCACAGAAGATAATAAGGAAGCAATTCGATTGTTAGAAGATATTCTCCTAGATCTGAATACAGAACCCAGTGATGctatattatcaattagAAACTTTTTAAAGCAAGGTTCAATTGATATGAAATTAAGTTTATGGAATATTCTTTTACTGTTTTACCAACTGAGCAATTCAGGTGATAAACTAACAGTAGGCTTTGAGGAGtgtgttttatttttgaatgaTTATTTGGTTAATGAGTACGTTCTATTAGATGAAGAGAGCAGACTTGTTACTTTGCTGAGAATTTTGGGATTTTACGGAAGTAGTATTCTGTTTGTTGTCACTCTGCTTGCTAGTACTAACTGGATATTGATGCACCCAATCAAGGTCCAGACTTTGAGGCTATTTTTTGAGTTaagtttgttgtttgaaattaatgaagaGGCTAGCTATATTTCATCGCTAGCAACTTCTATCAAGTCAAAGTCTACCAAATCATATCATCACTTGACTAATAcattaattaaaacaatcatATTGATCTTAGCGTCGATACAGAAATCTAATCCACAAATTCTACATTCTGTAATACGGTTATTTCACACTCAGCTTGGTTTGATTGGTATATGTGGCCATGCTGGAGGATCATTCTTAGAAATAGCCCAAGAGTACTTGAAGAGTTTACCAAACAGTGACCAAGATATTTGCCAAATAATTAAGTGCAAGTACCACTATTCAATCAGCATTGATGGAGTTGTGCCAGCAGATCATGGTACCGCAAGACTCGACGagttaaataaaaatgacTGCAAAGAATTGGCACTGTTTGTTTTGCCATTATGTTTCCTGAAAGGAGGAAGCACTCTAAACAATGTTCCCAAGCATGatatcaaattgttgattgacGAAATATATGATGTGATTGGTGATCCAGACTTTGATCTGAATGAGGCTCTAGGGCGCAACAAAGCCACGCTAAACTATTTTCTTGACAATACACGATTAACTAAAAGATTATTTCAAGAGGCATTTCATGGTTTGGTAAGATTGGAATTGGGAGAAGCTGAGGAGgataaacaattcaatgggttgtattatattgaagggttgttgttgttttcgtCATATAAGctaagaaagaaaaacatGCAAAGTAGAGCTGTTGAGTTGGAAAGCGCCATTTCactatttgaaaatgatattatATGTGGTAGCAACAGGTTTGAGAGTTGGTTTCTTTTGGGACAATCTTATGGGTATCTTGTGGAAGATGATTTGATATGGACAGCAGATAAATTGACGGCTTCAGATCGGAAAATTACTACAGCCAACTTGCAAAGAAAGTCATTGATATGCTATTTAATGGCAATTAACAAATCACTTGATGAATCCATTAAAGACGTGATCAAACCGGTAGTGGGTAATTTAATGTCCTTGTTTGCCAAGGAGATGTTTAGTGCTGTTTGTGAACCGATGAGTATGCACGCTTTTAAAGTGCAGTCACACCCGAGATTTATTAATCGTGTTAACGGTGCTTTATTTGAGCCAGTTTCACAGTTTCCTGCTGTTGATAAAACtgtttgtttgaaaataatacaacAATCGTTacaattatcaatcaaatccaGTTGTCGTGAGTGGtctgattattattatttggcCAAAGTTCAAAGAAAGTTGGACAAACCTGCAGGTTTGGTTATGGAAACAATGGCTTCAGCGTGTCGGAGTGCatttaaaaacaaacatGCGGACAATATTATTGAGCCTCATTATAATTTGGTTTCCTTTGCATTGAAATATGTGAAAAGTAATAGGCTTGATTCGAAGGATGCCTTGAAATACTTGATCGAAGATCCGTTGATTAAGCTTGAAGTAGGGGAAGAAACTGATTTCATAAAACTAATCATAAAGGCACTCAACAAAATTGATCTGTCAGATAAGAAAAACTGGCAACACAAAGCAAAGTATAGACTAGCCCGTTTGATGCAAGAAGAGTATCATGATGTGAAAGGAGCAATAGATCAAATGTCAAGCTTTATTTCGTTGAAAACTCCAAATAAAGCACTTGTACTGATATGGAAACCGGAACCAGAAAGACCAGGAAAACACTTTTTGTATACGTTCCAGTACATTCATTTTTACATTGAGCTACTTAAGGAGATTGATGACCTCGATAGTTTAGTTGCAATGTTGCCGAAATTGCGTCGTTCGAATTCAgtgatgataaatttatCGATTGCTTGGGAAATATTATGTTCATCGGTTTGTAAAATCATCAGAGAGTCTTATGGTATTGGTgacaattttgaatttaccGAGAACTTGATCAACACTTTGCCATATCAGACGTTCGCGGCTAATGTCAAATTGTTGCCAGATATGATGCGTCGCCAAAGTGTACCAGAAAATTTAAAGTCAGTCTTGTGTTTTTTGTTCACAGTTAATgatatcaaaaaattgaataacgGGTATGGCCCGACTTCTTTTATTGATGACACACTTGTGACGTTATATTTtatgatttatttgaacTATTTCGAAAAATCGTCTACTGAGGTCACCACTGACTCGCCAggtttgaaaaagaaaattgcCAAGCGTGATATCTTCCCATTAACCAACGACATTTTGAAGGCTTTTAAAAAGGACATCGAGGACGTTACCAAACAGAAATCGTATAATGAGTTGATAACCGCCCAAAAGTTGAAACAAGGATTAAATGAAGATAAACTGCTAGAAAATGTGCCAGCATCGGCTAATGTTAATGAGatcattgttattgatgatgatgatgacgacaATTTGTCACAAGAGCCGGCTACAAAAAAGAGTAAAACTGAATCAAATAGTTAG
- a CDS encoding uncharacterized protein (P-Loop domain-containing protein of unknown function; transposon mutation affects filamentous growth; Spider biofilm induced) has protein sequence MANAVAENVLGTIGTVLWCIQLIPQVIRNYRAKNCEGLPPLMMFLWAASGVPFSIYFIATDGSIPLRIQPQLFTFFCTLSWIQTLYYPPKKVSRTRLVTFVGAFIAISIGLEVGFILWLRPLYRRGIEWPMLIIGIVASILLAIGLIPPYFELAKRQGRVIGINFVFLTLDSLGALFSLLSIVVGTMDIMSIVLYAIVLALEVGIFASHFIWWLRIGRNSDNESVDVQRHHETHSNDEEKSEVVVV, from the coding sequence ATGGCTAACGCAGTAGCTGAGAATGTTTTGGGTACTATAGGTACCGTGTTATGGTGTATTCAACTTATTCCACAAGTTATCAGAAACTATAGAGCAAAGAATTGCGAAGGTCTACCCCCTTTAATGATGTTTTTATGGGCAGCTAGTGGTGTCCCCTTTTCTATATATTTCATTGCTACAGATGGATCTATCCCATTAAGAATCCAACCCCAGTTATTCACTTTTTTCTGCACACTATCTTGGATCCAAACTTTGTATTACCCCCCTAAGAAAGTTTCAAGGACAAGATTGGTTACATTTGTTGGAGCTTTTATTGCCATCTCAATCGGTTTGGAAGTTGGGTTTATCTTATGGTTGAGACCTTTGTATAGAAGAGGAATTGAGTGGCCCATGTTAATTATTGGGATAGTGGCATCTATTTTATTGGCCATTGGATTAATTCCCCCATACTTTGAGTTAGCAAAACGTCAAGGAAGAGTCATTGGTATTaattttgtatttcttACCTTAGACTCATTAGGTGCCTTGTTTTCATTGTTgagtattgttgttggtactATGGACATTATGAGTATAGTGTTGTATGCAATTGTGTTGGCTCTAGAGGTGGGCATTTTCGCCAGTCACTTCATTTGGTGGTTGAGAATAGGGAGAAATTCAGACAATGAGTCGGTAGATGTACAGAGACATCACGAAACACATAGCAATGACGAGGAGAAGAGTGAAGTGGTAGTCGTATAG
- a CDS encoding uncharacterized protein (Has domain(s) with predicted sequence-specific DNA binding activity), with amino-acid sequence MSLEQFFTDIKDEIEKDLNRKSAIQEIEHQFDSTIIPYKSTINEWINCSPNQLISSIIEKGANGQTVYEIYHSFTTKLAGLECKQSQKERVHNKFVEDSIYVLITNRYFLAIANGFINDPIDIPMVTTPQDVGVIMTPTEIAEILRLDKIDYQAYLLALLRLVDTIVEYTTTTVINESVASTGSKSSNYSIAIINSKIVSKLQNGFQLLDLKNDVLRKRYDSLKYNSQRLNKIVYDLSLRNLITTKGEVN; translated from the exons ATGTCACTCGAACAGTTTTTCACAGATATCAAAGACGAAATAGAGAAAGA TCTTAATCGCAAGTCTGCCATACAAGAAATTGAGCATCAGTTTGATTCAACTATTATTCCATACAAATCCACCATCAATGAATGGATAAACTGCAGTCCAAACCAATTGATCAGCAGCATTATTGAGAAAGGTGCTAATGGACAAACTGTTTATGAAATTTATCATAGTTTTACAACAAAGTTAGCTGGACTAGAATGCAAACAGAGTCAGAAAGAACGAGTCCACAACAAATTCGTTGAGGATTCAATTTATGTCTTGATTACCAACCGTTACTTTCTAGCAATTGCAAATGGGTTTATTAACGATCCAATTGATATTCCAATGGTGACCACTCCTCAAGATGTTGGTGTGATTATGACCCCAACTGAGATTGCCGAGATTTTAAGACTAGACAAAATTGATTACCAAGCATACTTGTTGGCATTGCTTCGTTTGGTCGATACTATTGTTGAGTACACAACTACCACAGTAATAAATGAATCGGTTGCTTCTACTGGATCTAAGTCATCAAACTACTCGATTGCTATAATCAATCTGAAGATCGTGTCCAAACTCCAGAATGGATTCCAATTATTGGACTTGAAAAACGATGTTTTACGAAAAAGATACGACAGTTTAAAATACAACTCTCAAAGACTAAATAAAATTGTATACGATTTATCCCTTAGAAACTTAATTACTACCAAGGGTGAAGTCAATTGA
- a CDS encoding uncharacterized protein (Protein similar to S. cerevisiae Rad4p; down-regulation associated with azole resistance), which yields MSNQSPNLHHRKLLNDVNIREESPSRKKRGYQKPETIPVDDTSDSEEFEDVDLNILDDSDEFETIDLENIPKESGNDTLVIRIDNNKKEEKTPKNLISREERHRRVLLHKMYLVMMLVHGSIRNLWCNNKEIARSLKLSCVTPQITQLLENNTNASDQVKSRRLLDGLKKLMTIFSAKFRIISQGIIRKDWDELELSQKSDIVGKRTFRKLACNFRGSRDVAAQTFVTLLRGLGLNARLVFSLQPPDYTKITHGPHPSGHEKSGTPKRKTKTAGFQDSEYPVFWVEVWNKYTRQWVSIDPIVMKLIEVCPKRKKSPFEPPPTDERNQLTYVVAFDKFGRVRDVTRRYSYNYNAKTIRKRIEFRSSEDKSWYLKVLRCCDFKKTQNVADIYEQKEFYDRDLAEGMPNNIQAFKNHPLYALESQLRQDEIIFPKDDTSKCGTFRSKNSSKVFQVYKRSCVHRLRSAKAWYMRGRQLKVGAIPLKSKEEDVRLYAEFQTQLYIPPPVTDGIVPKNQYGNIDVYTKTMLPENSILIECDENCSMKMLQNAANLLAIDYAKAIVSFSFKGKKKKHNITAREGGIVIAKEYEEAMQLTIDNLIEQEEEDQRALSEANALRNWKYFLLKLRLEDRLNKSHGAILDTPGTEESTSNENPEGGGFVVSDEEVDEGGFIVSDKEPEEGGFIVSDEEPEDNSVDVTSEEYSDIDFEYESD from the coding sequence ATGAGCAACCAGAGCCCCAATTTACATCACCGAAAGCTATTGAATGATGTTAATATAAGAGAAGAACTGCCACTGAGAAAGAAGCGGGGATATCAGAAGCCAGAGACAATTCCCGTAGATGATACATCAGATTCCgaagaatttgaagacGTGGACTTGAATATACTTGACGACTCCGATGAGTTTGAAACCATTGACCTTGAAAATATACCAAAAGAATCAGGTAATGATACATTGGTTATACGAATAGACAACAATAAGAAAGAGGAAAAGACTCCAAAAAACTTGATAAGTCGTGAAGAAAGACATCGACGCGTCCTACTTCACAAAATGTACTTGGTAATGATGTTGGTACATGGAAGCATTAGAAATTTATGGTGTAATAACAAAGAAATAGCGAGAAGCTTGAAATTATCCTGTGTGACACCTCAGATTACACAGTTATTGGAGAACAACACAAATGCTCTGGACCAAGTCAAGTCACGGAGATTACTTGATggattaaagaaattgatgacAATATTTCTGGCGAAATTCAGAATCATCTCACAGGGAATTATAAGAAAGGATTGGGACGAGCTTGAATTGTCCCAGAAATCAGATATTGTTGGCAAAAGGACTTTTAGAAAGTTGGCTTGCAATTTCAGAGGGAGCAGAGATGTCGCAGCACAAACATTTGTAACTCTATTGCGAGGGCTAGGCTTAAATGCCAGATTAGTGTTTTCTTTACAGCCGCCAGATTATACGAAGATAACTCACGGACCCCACCCATCTGGCCATGAGAAGAGTGGtacaccaaaaagaaaaacaaaaactgCCGGATTTCAGGATTCCGAATATCCTGTATTCTGGGTTGAAGTTTGGAACAAGTACACACGTCAATGGGTCAGTATCGATCCCATAGTGATGAAGTTAATTGAAGTATGTCCTAAGAGAAAAAAGTCGCCATTCGAGCCACCTCCTACTGATGAGCGAAACCAGTTAACCTACGTTGTGGCTTTTGATAAATTCGGACGCGTTAGAGATGTGACTAGAAGGTACAGCTATAATTACAACGCGAAAACTATTCGGAAACGAATTGAATTCAGGTCAAGCGAAGATAAATCTTGGTATTTGAAAGTTCTACGCTGCTGTGATTTTAAAAAGACTCAAAACGTAGCTGACATTTATGAGCAGAAGGAATTTTATGATCGTGATTTGGCAGAAGGTATGCCTAATAATATACAGGCATTCAAAAATCATCCATTGTATGCGTTAGAGTCACAACTACGACAAGATGAAATCATATTCCCCAAAGACGATACTAGCAAGTGTGGCACTTTTAGATCTAAAAACTCCTCTAAAGTTTTCCAAGTTTACAAAAGATCATGTGTGCATCGATTGAGGTCAGCAAAAGCTTGGTATATGAGAGGAAGGCAATTAAAAGTCGGGGCAATTcctttgaaatcaaaagaagaagatgtaCGCTTATATGCAGAGTTTCAAACGCAGTTGTACATACCTCCACCCGTGACTGATGGCATTGTTCCTAAAAATCAATATGGAAATATAGATGTTTACACGAAAACAATGTTACCCGAGAACTCTATTTTGATAGAGTGTGATGAAAACTGCTCAATGAAGATGCTTCAGAACGCAGCTAATCTCTTAGCTATCGATTATGCTAAAGCAATTGTTTCGTTTAGTTTTAAAgggaaaaagaagaaacatAATATCACTGCTAGAGAAGGAGGTATAGTTATTGCAAAAGAATATGAGGAGGCAATGCAGCTCACAATAGACAACCTTATTGAACAAGAGGAGGAAGACCAACGGGCATTATCAGAAGCAAATGCATTaagaaattggaaataCTTTTTGTTAAAGCTAAGGTTAGAAGATCGTTTGAATAAATCACATGGTGCGATTTTAGACACGCCAGGCACAGAAGAACTGACCTCAAACGAAAATCCCGAAGGCGGTGGGTTCGTTGTATCAGATGAAGAAGTAGATGAGGGCGGATTTATTGTTTCCGACAAAGAGCCAGAGGAAGGTGGTTTCATTGTTTCAGATGAGGAACCGGAAGATAATTCCGTAGATGTCACCAGTGAGGAATATTCTGATATAGATTTTGAATACGAAAGCGATTAA